A region from the Sulfurimonas sp. genome encodes:
- a CDS encoding bifunctional adenosylcobinamide kinase/adenosylcobinamide-phosphate guanylyltransferase produces MKALFIGGIKSGKSKNAEDFTIKHANKKPYYLATTEFIDDEIAKKIELHKLQREDNFITIEEALNLSEKIKECNEIVLVECLSMWINNMLYHEKSHEEIFYEIDKILSLENSIVFVLNDVGSGIIPENKLAREFIDLSGIIAQKIASKCDEVYHTIAGISTKIK; encoded by the coding sequence ATGAAAGCTCTGTTTATTGGTGGAATAAAAAGCGGTAAAAGTAAAAATGCAGAAGATTTTACTATAAAACACGCCAATAAAAAACCATACTACCTAGCTACTACAGAGTTTATTGACGATGAGATCGCCAAAAAAATAGAGCTTCATAAACTCCAAAGAGAAGACAATTTTATAACGATAGAAGAAGCTCTAAATCTATCTGAAAAAATCAAAGAATGTAACGAGATCGTTTTAGTAGAGTGCCTAAGTATGTGGATCAACAATATGCTTTACCATGAAAAAAGCCACGAAGAGATATTTTACGAGATCGACAAAATACTAAGTTTAGAAAACTCAATAGTCTTTGTTCTAAACGATGTTGGAAGTGGGATAATTCCAGAGAACAAACTTGCGCGTGAGTTTATAGATCTAAGCGGAATAATAGCTCAAAAAATAGCTTCAAAATGTGATGAAGTTTACCATACAATAGCAGGGATAAGTACAAAAATAAAATGA